One genomic region from Flagellimonas oceani encodes:
- a CDS encoding GNAT family N-acetyltransferase, whose translation MGDTVIREITPEDNAQVAQVIRKVFEDMGVPKVGTAYADKALDDMYSNYNVPKAAYFVVEFDGRIIGCAGVAQLDNYDGNVCELQKMYFLEEARGKGLGAKMIEACLNKAKEFGFEACYLETMPYMEAAQKLYKKNGFDYIDAPMGNTGHYSCPVWMLKKL comes from the coding sequence ATGGGAGATACGGTGATTCGTGAAATAACCCCCGAAGACAACGCACAGGTGGCCCAAGTAATACGAAAGGTTTTTGAGGATATGGGCGTTCCCAAAGTGGGCACCGCTTATGCCGACAAAGCTTTGGACGATATGTACTCCAATTATAATGTGCCCAAGGCGGCTTATTTTGTGGTGGAGTTTGATGGGCGAATTATTGGCTGTGCAGGTGTGGCGCAGTTGGACAACTATGATGGAAACGTCTGTGAACTTCAAAAAATGTACTTTTTGGAGGAGGCCAGGGGCAAAGGCCTTGGCGCCAAAATGATCGAAGCTTGCCTGAACAAGGCCAAGGAGTTTGGTTTTGAAGCCTGCTATCTGGAAACCATGCCCTATATGGAGGCCGCCCAAAAGTTGTACAAAAAGAACGGTTTTGACTATATCGATGCCCCAATGGGCAACACAGGACATTATTCCTGCCCCGTTTGGATGCTTAAAAAACTGTAA
- a CDS encoding EamA family transporter, with amino-acid sequence MVYLILSVLSSTLIFVVFKLFDVFKIQTLYAIITNYVVACAVGFFLYDGPVGVSDFTSKPWLIGPILLGVLFIVIFNLMARTAQVSGVSVASVATKMSLAIPVVMGVVLYGEQLSALQIIGIVLALVAVYLASIKEKSIKIVRKALILPLLVFLGSGVIDTSIQYFEEIHLTDQEIPVFSSMIFGFAAFTGFIFIGIKAIKTPLKINLKNIAGGIALGVPNYFSIYFLIRALRADILSSAAIFTLNNVAIVMCSTLFGILFFKEKLSPKNWGGVVLAVLSIILVALF; translated from the coding sequence ATGGTATACCTGATCTTGAGCGTTCTGAGCTCGACTTTGATTTTTGTGGTCTTTAAACTATTTGACGTTTTTAAAATCCAGACGCTTTACGCCATTATCACCAACTATGTGGTTGCCTGTGCCGTTGGATTCTTTTTGTACGATGGCCCTGTTGGAGTTAGTGACTTTACCAGTAAACCTTGGCTCATCGGTCCTATATTATTAGGTGTCCTTTTTATTGTGATTTTCAATTTGATGGCCCGAACGGCTCAGGTGTCGGGAGTTTCGGTTGCATCGGTGGCCACCAAAATGTCGTTGGCCATTCCCGTAGTGATGGGTGTTGTGCTTTACGGGGAACAGTTAAGCGCACTTCAAATTATTGGGATTGTGCTGGCACTGGTCGCCGTTTACTTGGCTTCAATCAAAGAGAAGAGCATTAAAATCGTACGTAAGGCACTAATTCTACCTTTATTGGTGTTTCTAGGGTCGGGAGTTATCGATACCAGTATTCAATATTTTGAGGAAATCCACTTGACCGACCAAGAGATTCCAGTCTTCTCATCCATGATCTTTGGCTTTGCGGCTTTTACCGGGTTTATCTTTATCGGAATAAAGGCAATAAAAACTCCCTTAAAAATCAACCTTAAAAATATTGCGGGCGGAATTGCCCTTGGGGTTCCCAACTACTTTTCCATCTATTTTCTGATTCGCGCCCTTCGGGCCGATATTTTGAGTAGTGCTGCTATATTTACCCTAAACAACGTTGCCATTGTGATGTGCTCCACTCTTTTCGGAATTTTGTTCTTTAAGGAGAAACTCAGTCCAAAAAACTGGGGAGGTGTTGTCCTCGCCGTTTTGAGCATAATATTGGTAGCTTTGTTCTGA
- the dnaA gene encoding chromosomal replication initiator protein DnaA gives MSATANSVWNNCLAFIQDNIQPQAFKTWFEPIKPIKLTDKALSIQVPSKFFYEWLEEHYVKLLKVAMTRELGSNAKLIYVIKMENKYGNKEPFTEQIPSSNRTAVGPQELDVPITSKSPELKNPFVIPGIRNIKIESQLNPNYNFDNFLEGDSNRLARSAGMAVANKPGGTSFNPLLVFGGVGLGKTHLAHAIGVEIKDKYPEKTVLYISAEKFTQQYIESVKKNTRNDFIHFYQLIDVLIIDDVQFLSGKSGTQDVFFHIFNHLHQNGKQVILTSDKAPVDMQDIEQRLLSRFKWGLSAELQSPDYETRVSILKNKLYRDGVEMPDDIIDHVAKNIKTNIRELEGAIISLIAQSSFNKREVTLELAQQVVEKFVKNTKREVSIDYIQKVVSDYFEMDVATLQSKTRKRHIVQARQLAMFFAKKFTKASLASIGSQIGKRDHATVLHACKTVDNLAETDKQFRKYIEDLSKKFS, from the coding sequence ATGAGTGCTACTGCTAATTCCGTATGGAACAACTGTTTGGCTTTTATCCAAGATAACATCCAACCGCAGGCATTCAAAACATGGTTTGAACCCATCAAACCTATAAAACTAACTGATAAGGCGCTCAGCATCCAAGTACCCAGCAAGTTTTTCTACGAATGGCTCGAAGAGCATTATGTGAAGCTTCTTAAGGTTGCCATGACCCGTGAATTGGGCAGCAACGCAAAGCTCATCTACGTTATAAAAATGGAGAACAAATACGGCAACAAGGAACCTTTTACGGAACAGATTCCAAGTTCTAACCGTACCGCTGTGGGACCGCAGGAATTGGATGTACCGATTACGTCCAAAAGTCCAGAGCTTAAAAATCCATTTGTGATTCCTGGTATTCGAAATATCAAAATTGAATCCCAGTTAAATCCCAACTATAATTTCGATAATTTCCTCGAAGGTGATTCCAACCGTTTGGCAAGGTCGGCCGGTATGGCCGTGGCCAACAAACCGGGCGGGACATCCTTTAACCCATTATTGGTTTTTGGTGGTGTAGGTTTGGGAAAGACCCACTTGGCCCATGCCATTGGGGTTGAGATCAAGGACAAGTACCCGGAAAAGACCGTGCTCTATATTTCTGCGGAGAAATTCACGCAACAATACATAGAATCGGTAAAAAAGAATACCCGAAACGATTTTATCCACTTTTACCAGTTGATAGATGTACTTATCATTGATGATGTACAATTCCTATCGGGGAAATCCGGGACGCAAGATGTTTTCTTTCATATTTTCAACCATTTGCACCAAAATGGCAAGCAGGTGATTTTGACATCGGACAAAGCTCCTGTGGATATGCAGGACATTGAGCAGCGTTTGCTCTCCCGTTTCAAATGGGGGCTATCCGCAGAACTGCAAAGCCCCGATTACGAAACCCGTGTGTCCATCTTAAAGAACAAATTGTACCGTGACGGGGTTGAAATGCCCGATGACATCATTGATCACGTGGCCAAGAACATCAAGACGAATATCCGTGAGCTGGAAGGTGCCATTATTTCGTTGATTGCGCAGTCATCTTTCAACAAACGCGAGGTTACTTTGGAACTGGCCCAACAAGTGGTGGAGAAATTCGTAAAGAATACCAAGCGCGAAGTATCCATCGACTACATCCAAAAAGTAGTATCGGATTACTTTGAAATGGATGTGGCCACGCTTCAATCCAAAACAAGAAAACGCCACATTGTACAGGCAAGGCAATTGGCCATGTTCTTTGCAAAGAAATTCACCAAGGCATCTTTGGCCAGCATCGGTTCACAAATAGGAAAGCGTGATCACGCGACCGTACTGCATGCATGCAAAACGGTGGACAATCTTGCGGAGACCGATAAACAATTCAGAAAGTACATTGAGGATTTGAGCAAGAAATTCTCTTAA
- a CDS encoding acyl-CoA thioesterase, whose product MGLNSYSFRVRYAETDQMGVVYHGNYAQYFELGRVEWLRNMGITYKSMEDNGIMLPVISLHIDYKKSALYDDLLTVRTRLKSIPMVKIEFDYDLLNEAGELLATANTVLAFMDKKTGRPIKCPDYILDKLDD is encoded by the coding sequence ATGGGTCTAAATTCATATTCTTTTCGGGTTCGGTATGCAGAAACCGACCAAATGGGGGTTGTTTATCATGGAAACTACGCACAGTATTTTGAGTTGGGCCGGGTGGAGTGGTTAAGGAACATGGGGATCACTTACAAGAGCATGGAAGATAATGGTATAATGTTGCCCGTAATTTCCTTACATATTGACTACAAAAAGTCTGCGTTGTATGACGATTTGCTAACGGTACGTACCCGATTGAAATCCATACCCATGGTGAAGATAGAGTTCGATTATGATTTGCTGAACGAGGCAGGGGAACTACTTGCCACTGCAAACACGGTCTTGGCCTTTATGGACAAAAAAACCGGAAGGCCCATTAAATGCCCCGATTATATCTTGGATAAATTGGATGATTGA
- a CDS encoding SAM-dependent methyltransferase, whose product MEEVKPGLVVGKVYLIPTALGDNAPLEVLPISVKGTIERIDHYIVENEKTARRFIKRVSPSKSQPELHLQSLNKYTKPEEIPGFLDPCIHGHDIGILSEAGCPGIADPGADVVRVAHEKRIQVVPLVGPSSILMAMMSSGMNGQNFAFNGYLPIDNAERKKMVKSLERLSKDKGQSQIFMETPYRNNKLVKELVKTLQKSTRLCIACDITLPTEFISTKSAHEWSEIEIDLDKRPTIYIIQA is encoded by the coding sequence ATGGAAGAGGTAAAACCTGGTTTGGTAGTGGGCAAAGTCTATTTGATTCCCACAGCGTTGGGAGACAATGCCCCCTTGGAAGTTCTGCCCATTTCGGTAAAAGGGACGATTGAGCGTATTGACCACTATATCGTGGAAAACGAAAAAACGGCCAGACGTTTTATAAAACGGGTGAGCCCCAGCAAATCGCAACCGGAACTCCATTTACAATCGTTGAACAAATACACCAAACCGGAAGAAATCCCCGGTTTTTTGGATCCCTGTATTCATGGACATGATATTGGCATTTTGTCCGAAGCAGGTTGTCCGGGCATTGCCGACCCAGGGGCCGATGTAGTTCGTGTGGCCCATGAAAAAAGAATACAAGTGGTACCGTTGGTGGGCCCCTCCTCTATTTTGATGGCCATGATGAGCAGTGGCATGAACGGTCAGAACTTTGCTTTCAATGGTTATTTGCCCATCGATAATGCAGAGCGCAAAAAAATGGTGAAGAGCTTGGAAAGATTATCCAAGGACAAAGGACAGTCACAGATTTTTATGGAAACCCCTTACCGCAACAATAAGTTGGTAAAGGAACTTGTAAAAACATTACAGAAATCAACCCGCCTGTGCATTGCATGCGATATTACGTTGCCCACAGAGTTTATCTCCACTAAAAGCGCCCATGAATGGAGCGAAATAGAGATAGACCTGGACAAAAGACCAACAATATATATTATTCAAGCATAA
- a CDS encoding IMPACT family protein, whose translation MEKKDDVYRTVTRTSPEILYKDRKSKFHAQVHPIASEDDVKPIVEKLRKKYHTANHVCYAWQLGTKNPTYRANDDGEPNNSAGMPIYGQIQSFDVTNVLITVTRIFGGTKLGVGGLIQAYKTAAQLALESAKIVKKTIKAQFRLQFGYPEMDIVMRTIKQKDLDIVSQKMELDCELIISVRLSESEEIFQLFDEMHGVDVTMMD comes from the coding sequence ATGGAGAAAAAAGATGATGTTTATAGGACCGTTACCAGAACTTCCCCAGAGATTTTATATAAGGACAGAAAAAGCAAATTCCATGCGCAAGTTCATCCGATTGCTTCCGAGGATGACGTAAAACCGATTGTAGAAAAACTCCGCAAAAAATATCATACGGCCAATCACGTTTGCTACGCTTGGCAATTGGGAACCAAAAACCCAACATATAGGGCCAATGATGATGGTGAACCGAACAACTCGGCAGGAATGCCGATTTATGGACAAATCCAATCTTTTGATGTGACCAATGTGCTGATTACGGTCACTAGAATCTTCGGCGGCACCAAACTGGGGGTGGGCGGATTGATACAGGCCTACAAAACCGCTGCGCAACTTGCCTTGGAAAGTGCCAAAATCGTGAAGAAAACGATCAAGGCGCAATTCCGTCTGCAATTTGGTTATCCAGAAATGGATATTGTCATGCGGACCATCAAACAGAAAGATTTGGACATTGTTTCCCAAAAAATGGAATTGGATTGTGAGCTTATTATTTCGGTTCGATTAAGTGAATCTGAAGAAATTTTTCAACTTTTCGATGAAATGCACGGTGTGGATGTTACCATGATGGATTGA
- the dapF gene encoding diaminopimelate epimerase, translated as MELQFFKYQGTGNDFVIIDNRQDIFPKNNTKLVAQLCDRRFGIGADGLILLENDKVSDFKMVYYNADGAESSMCGNGGRCLVAFAHYLGVIERETTFNAVDGLHHATVDGHMVNLRMIDVDKIHEKQNHSFLDTGSPHHVQLVNELNKFDVQKEGKKLRYGIYGASGSNINFVEQTQDNAFDVRTYERGVEGETFSCGTGVTAVALAMYESGKTAANEVHIHTIGGDLTISFEKKEGKYSNIFLKGPAIQVFKGTVECSI; from the coding sequence ATGGAACTACAGTTTTTTAAATACCAAGGAACGGGAAACGATTTTGTAATTATTGACAATCGTCAGGATATATTTCCCAAAAACAATACCAAACTTGTGGCACAGCTCTGCGACCGAAGATTTGGCATTGGAGCGGATGGTTTGATACTGCTCGAAAATGACAAAGTGTCTGATTTTAAGATGGTTTACTACAATGCAGATGGTGCAGAGAGCAGCATGTGCGGTAACGGAGGTCGCTGTTTGGTGGCCTTTGCCCATTATTTGGGGGTGATAGAAAGGGAGACCACCTTTAATGCGGTTGATGGTTTGCACCATGCAACGGTAGATGGACATATGGTGAATCTGAGGATGATAGACGTGGACAAGATCCACGAGAAGCAAAACCATAGTTTTTTGGATACCGGCTCCCCGCATCATGTGCAACTAGTGAACGAACTGAATAAATTTGATGTGCAGAAAGAAGGCAAAAAACTCCGCTATGGAATTTACGGTGCCTCCGGGAGCAACATCAATTTTGTGGAGCAGACCCAAGACAATGCTTTTGATGTACGTACCTACGAAAGGGGAGTGGAGGGGGAGACCTTTTCCTGTGGCACAGGGGTGACGGCCGTGGCCTTGGCCATGTACGAATCCGGTAAAACCGCCGCCAACGAAGTTCATATCCATACTATTGGAGGGGATTTGACCATTTCTTTTGAGAAAAAGGAGGGTAAATACAGCAATATCTTTTTAAAAGGACCTGCCATTCAAGTATTTAAAGGAACCGTCGAATGCTCAATCTAA
- the ribD gene encoding bifunctional diaminohydroxyphosphoribosylaminopyrimidine deaminase/5-amino-6-(5-phosphoribosylamino)uracil reductase RibD, whose translation MNIHQKYILRCIELAKKGLGTTAPNPMVGCVIVHDQKIIGEGFTDPYGGPHAEVNAINSVTDKSLLKDASLYVTLEPCSHYGKTPPCADLIAKHQLKEVFIGLQDPHDKVAGKGIKKLEDAGCKVTVGILEDECREHHKRFLTFQEKKRPYIILKWAESNDGFLSPDTSKRSENPEPFWITNSHSKQLVHQWRSQEQAILAGTNTILEDNPKLTTRNWAGKDPIRVVLDRDLKIDSSHHVLDKAVQTIILTKIEDASKYIAGIDYVAIDFSQPLAQQICNALHQHNITSVIIEGGAKMLQTFIDENLWDEARVFKGAVCFEKGLLAPKLFGTLSYQKQILTDTLSIYRND comes from the coding sequence GTGAATATACATCAAAAATACATCCTTCGCTGCATAGAACTAGCCAAAAAGGGACTGGGAACCACGGCCCCAAATCCTATGGTTGGATGTGTTATCGTTCACGATCAAAAAATTATTGGGGAGGGTTTTACCGACCCCTACGGAGGTCCGCACGCCGAAGTGAATGCCATCAATTCGGTAACGGACAAGAGTTTGTTGAAAGATGCTTCGCTATATGTTACTTTGGAACCCTGTTCGCATTATGGAAAAACTCCCCCTTGCGCCGATTTGATTGCCAAGCACCAACTCAAAGAAGTTTTTATCGGTTTACAGGATCCGCACGATAAAGTGGCAGGAAAAGGCATCAAAAAATTGGAGGATGCTGGCTGCAAGGTGACTGTGGGTATTCTGGAAGATGAATGTAGGGAACACCACAAACGATTTTTGACGTTTCAGGAGAAGAAGCGACCCTATATTATTTTAAAGTGGGCGGAGTCCAATGACGGTTTTTTGTCCCCTGACACCTCCAAACGAAGTGAAAATCCGGAACCCTTTTGGATTACGAATTCCCATTCCAAACAATTGGTTCACCAATGGCGAAGCCAAGAGCAGGCCATTTTGGCCGGAACCAACACCATTTTGGAGGACAATCCCAAGTTGACAACCCGAAATTGGGCAGGCAAAGACCCAATACGTGTTGTTTTGGATCGGGATTTGAAAATTGATTCGAGCCATCACGTTTTGGATAAAGCTGTACAGACCATAATTCTAACGAAGATTGAAGATGCATCAAAATATATAGCAGGCATTGATTATGTGGCAATCGATTTTTCACAACCTTTGGCCCAACAAATCTGCAATGCGCTCCATCAACACAACATCACAAGTGTAATTATTGAAGGAGGGGCAAAAATGCTTCAAACTTTTATCGATGAGAACTTGTGGGACGAAGCCCGTGTTTTTAAAGGTGCGGTTTGTTTTGAAAAAGGTTTGCTTGCTCCGAAATTGTTTGGAACTTTAAGCTATCAAAAGCAAATCCTAACCGACACCTTATCCATTTACCGAAATGATTAA
- a CDS encoding HAD family hydrolase has protein sequence MIKNIILDFGDVLINLDKPATAKAMVQHGFTEVTPNLESLFQDYEKGLIASSDFLDEVAAHFPNASREYLTQAWNSILLDFPEHRLEFIEQLAMENQYKMLLLSNTNDLHMERVKEQMGMERFNRFKNAFDVFYLSYEMGMRKPDSEIFDFVLQENNLVPEETFFVDDVKENTDSAAEFGIHVWNLQVGKEDITQLKSKL, from the coding sequence ATGATTAAAAATATTATACTCGACTTTGGCGACGTCCTCATCAATCTGGATAAACCTGCCACGGCAAAGGCAATGGTGCAGCACGGGTTTACCGAAGTTACTCCTAACTTGGAAAGCTTGTTTCAGGATTATGAGAAAGGCTTAATTGCTTCTTCTGATTTCTTGGATGAAGTCGCAGCACATTTTCCAAATGCCAGCAGGGAGTATTTAACGCAAGCCTGGAACTCCATTCTTTTGGATTTTCCAGAGCACCGACTAGAATTCATAGAGCAGTTGGCGATGGAAAATCAATATAAAATGCTTTTGCTGAGCAACACCAACGACTTGCATATGGAACGTGTAAAGGAACAAATGGGAATGGAGCGGTTCAATAGGTTCAAAAATGCGTTTGATGTGTTTTACCTAAGTTACGAAATGGGGATGCGGAAACCAGATTCAGAAATTTTTGATTTTGTATTGCAAGAAAACAATCTTGTTCCCGAGGAAACTTTTTTTGTGGACGACGTTAAAGAAAATACCGATTCCGCAGCGGAATTTGGAATCCATGTCTGGAACTTGCAAGTGGGCAAAGAGGATATTACCCAACTAAAATCAAAACTGTAA
- a CDS encoding GNAT family N-acetyltransferase: MLNLKGKHVYLRALEPTDLDFLYKLENDTSVWELSGTLKPYSKKVLQLYLDNAHRDIYDVKQLRLCISNHQDDCIGLIDLFDFDPKHQRAGIGIIIVEPGDRNKGAGAEALSLLCDYAFSTLDLHQLYANILEDNEASIHLFQKMGFEKIGIKKEWIRTNQGFKNEIMYQKIKSDES; this comes from the coding sequence ATGCTCAATCTAAAAGGAAAACACGTCTATTTGCGGGCCTTGGAGCCCACCGACCTCGATTTTCTGTACAAATTGGAAAACGATACATCGGTGTGGGAACTGAGCGGTACGCTAAAACCCTACTCCAAAAAGGTGCTTCAATTGTATCTGGACAATGCCCACAGGGATATTTATGATGTAAAACAATTGCGTTTGTGCATCAGTAATCATCAAGATGACTGCATTGGCTTGATTGATTTGTTCGATTTTGACCCGAAACACCAAAGGGCCGGTATTGGAATCATTATTGTGGAACCTGGGGACAGAAACAAAGGCGCAGGGGCCGAGGCATTGTCACTTTTGTGCGATTATGCTTTCTCCACTTTGGATTTGCATCAATTATACGCCAATATCTTGGAGGATAACGAGGCCAGCATCCATCTCTTTCAAAAAATGGGTTTTGAAAAAATCGGCATCAAAAAAGAATGGATAAGGACGAACCAAGGGTTCAAGAACGAAATAATGTATCAAAAGATAAAATCGGATGAATCTTAA
- a CDS encoding low molecular weight protein-tyrosine-phosphatase — MKTKVLMVCLGNICRSPLGEGILKSKVDSDSVFVDSAGTAGYHVGNPPDKRSIAVAHKHGLDISTQKCRKFSKQDFSEFDYIYVMDRSNFSDVASLASNQEEANKIKLLLSEVELDIKEVPDPYYGGDDGFENVYQMIDKACEAIAKKLN, encoded by the coding sequence ATGAAAACCAAAGTTTTGATGGTCTGCTTGGGAAACATTTGCAGGTCACCTTTGGGCGAAGGCATCTTAAAATCCAAAGTTGATTCGGATTCCGTTTTTGTGGATTCCGCAGGTACTGCAGGCTATCATGTGGGCAATCCGCCCGATAAACGCTCCATTGCAGTGGCCCATAAACATGGTCTGGATATAAGCACCCAAAAGTGTAGAAAATTTTCCAAGCAAGATTTTTCCGAGTTCGATTATATTTATGTGATGGACCGAAGTAATTTTTCCGATGTGGCCAGTCTTGCTTCAAACCAAGAAGAAGCCAACAAGATAAAATTATTGTTGAGCGAGGTCGAATTGGACATTAAAGAGGTCCCGGACCCCTATTACGGTGGTGATGATGGGTTTGAAAATGTATACCAAATGATCGATAAGGCTTGTGAGGCAATTGCGAAAAAACTAAATTAA
- the prmC gene encoding peptide chain release factor N(5)-glutamine methyltransferase produces MLLKEIKDIFHKELGEIYPKEEIDSFFYTCIEHYLKLQRFILAIQPGITLTKEEEQPLFEAMSELKLEKPLQYILGTAHFMDLELQVDENVLIPRPETEELVQWILDDCQKEEPFNSDAVRPPAARVGSQMVIERSRNDHSLRILDIGTGSGCIAIALSKYLPDTNVFALDVSEGALKVAQKNAASNGVDITFLHQDILNPELEFASELVFDVIVSNPPYVRELEKNGIQKNVKDFEPDTALFVADEDPLIFYKAIINFSERHLQENGSLYFEINQYLGEETKALFNHRNFSEIELRKDMFGNNRMLKANVPSRGL; encoded by the coding sequence ATGCTCCTCAAAGAAATCAAAGATATTTTCCATAAGGAACTAGGTGAAATCTATCCCAAAGAGGAAATCGATTCCTTTTTCTACACCTGTATCGAGCATTATTTGAAGTTGCAACGGTTTATCTTGGCGATTCAGCCCGGAATTACCTTGACCAAAGAAGAAGAGCAGCCCCTTTTTGAGGCAATGTCCGAATTGAAATTGGAAAAACCACTTCAATATATTTTGGGAACGGCCCATTTTATGGATTTGGAGCTTCAGGTGGATGAAAATGTACTGATTCCGAGGCCTGAGACCGAAGAATTGGTGCAATGGATTTTGGACGATTGTCAGAAGGAGGAACCGTTTAATTCGGACGCTGTGCGCCCGCCTGCCGCACGGGTAGGGAGCCAAATGGTCATTGAGCGGAGTCGAAATGACCATTCTTTACGGATTTTAGACATCGGAACAGGAAGCGGTTGTATTGCCATTGCCTTGTCAAAGTATCTTCCGGACACCAATGTGTTTGCTTTGGACGTTTCCGAAGGTGCATTGAAAGTGGCCCAAAAAAATGCAGCATCAAACGGGGTGGACATCACGTTTTTGCACCAAGATATTCTTAATCCTGAACTTGAATTTGCATCTGAACTTGTTTTTGATGTAATCGTGTCCAATCCGCCTTATGTCAGGGAGTTGGAAAAGAATGGGATTCAAAAAAATGTAAAGGATTTTGAGCCGGACACCGCTCTTTTTGTGGCGGACGAAGACCCGTTGATTTTCTATAAAGCCATAATCAATTTTTCGGAACGTCATCTACAGGAGAATGGAAGCCTATACTTCGAAATCAATCAATATTTGGGTGAGGAGACCAAAGCGCTTTTCAATCATCGTAATTTTTCAGAAATTGAACTGCGAAAAGATATGTTTGGCAACAACAGAATGCTAAAAGCAAATGTCCCCTCGAGGGGACTTTAG
- the mltG gene encoding endolytic transglycosylase MltG produces MNLKKVLWATAILGLLICGFVAYQIYSAIFSPNTQFNNDEAFVYIETGASFVDVKNSLEPLLQDLSTFESVAKRKGYTTNVKAGKYALKKGMNNNEIINTLRSANIPVQVSFNNQESLALLAGRVSEQIEADSLELLQTFNDASFLEETKFDEDTKLAMYIPNTYEFFWNTDAKSFRDRMRTEYERFWNSDRLQKAKNLGLTPNEVTALAAIVQKETAKVDERPRVAGVYLNRIRRGMLLQADPTVIYAIKKETGNYDTIIKRVLFRDLEMDSPYNTYKYAGVPPGPITMPDITSIDAVLNPEKHDYLYFVADVSNFGYHMFAKTLAQHNRNKVQYTRWLNQQKVLR; encoded by the coding sequence ATGAATCTTAAAAAAGTACTTTGGGCAACGGCCATTCTCGGGTTGTTGATTTGCGGTTTTGTGGCCTACCAAATTTATAGTGCCATTTTTAGCCCCAATACCCAGTTCAATAACGACGAAGCGTTTGTTTACATTGAAACGGGTGCCTCCTTCGTCGATGTTAAAAATTCGCTGGAACCTTTGTTGCAGGATTTGTCCACTTTTGAGTCCGTGGCCAAGCGCAAAGGATACACCACCAATGTCAAAGCAGGAAAATATGCTTTGAAGAAGGGTATGAACAACAACGAAATCATAAACACCCTGCGCAGCGCCAATATCCCTGTGCAAGTATCCTTCAATAATCAAGAATCGCTGGCATTGTTGGCCGGAAGAGTTTCTGAACAGATTGAGGCCGATAGTTTGGAATTGCTTCAAACCTTTAATGATGCAAGTTTTTTGGAAGAAACCAAGTTTGACGAAGACACCAAATTGGCGATGTACATTCCAAATACCTACGAATTTTTCTGGAATACCGACGCCAAAAGTTTTAGGGACAGAATGCGCACCGAATATGAGCGTTTCTGGAACAGTGACCGTTTGCAAAAGGCAAAAAACCTTGGATTGACTCCCAATGAGGTTACGGCCTTGGCGGCGATAGTCCAGAAAGAAACTGCAAAAGTGGATGAGCGCCCCCGTGTTGCCGGAGTATACCTGAACAGGATTAGAAGGGGAATGTTGCTGCAAGCGGACCCGACCGTGATTTATGCCATTAAAAAGGAAACCGGCAATTACGATACCATCATAAAACGGGTGCTTTTTCGTGATTTGGAAATGGACTCACCCTATAATACCTATAAATATGCGGGCGTTCCCCCGGGGCCGATAACCATGCCGGACATTACTTCAATCGATGCGGTTTTGAACCCCGAAAAACACGATTATCTTTATTTTGTGGCCGATGTTTCCAACTTTGGCTACCACATGTTTGCCAAAACTTTGGCGCAACACAACCGAAATAAGGTGCAGTACACCCGATGGTTAAATCAACAAAAAGTTCTGAGATAA